Genomic DNA from Rhodothermales bacterium:
ACCATTCGGTGATGAAGGAGCGTCTCGCCGAACTGTTCGTCTGGTTGGGCGATGAGGTCGGCGACATTTCGGGACGGGTCTTTGTCGATTCGGCGCCGGTGATGGACAAGGCCTGGGCCAGGCGGAGCGGCCTTGGCTGGATCGGCAAACACACCAATTTGATCACCCGGTCGGTAGGCTCGTGGTATTTCATCGGCGAGATGATCATCGACGTGCCCCTGCCTGCCGACGGCCCGGATACCGACCACTGCGGCACGTGCACCCGCTGCATCGATGCCTGTCCGACGGATGCGATCGACGCGCCCTACCAACTGGACGCGGCCCGGTGCATCTCCTACCTCACCATCGAGCACCGCAACGAGACGCTGCCCGAAGAAACGGCCGGCGACATCGGAAACTGGATCTACGGATGCGACATCTGCCAGGAGGTGTGTCCCTGGAACCGGTTCGCTACTCCCACCGAGGAGCCCCGCTACGCAACCAGGACCGGCCTGCCTGACACGTCGCTTGAGGCCTGGGAGGAACTGGATACGGCCGGTTTCCGTGCCCTCTTCAAGGGCAGTGCGGCCAAACGCGCCAAGTATGCCATGTTCATGCGCAATGTGCGCAATGCGCTGGAGAACCGGCCCTAGCCGCGATGGGCCTTCGGCATGCGGGGCGCCGTCAGATCGGGCGTGCTTGCCGCCGGCAGCGTGATGCGGAAGGTGGACCCGCCGTCCTTGACGCTTTCCACCTCAATTCTGCCGTCCATGAGCTGCAGCAGCTTGCGCACGAGTGCAAGTCCGAGCCCCGTACCCTGAAAACGGCGGTTCTTCCAGTCCTCTTCCTGGGTAAACGGCTCGAACAGGCGCGCCTGAAACTCTTCAGAGATACCGACTCCGGTATCGATGACCTCGATGTCCACCTCGGAGCGCTGGTGCCGCGTGGTGACGGTCACCGATCCTTCATCCGTGAACTTGACGGCATTGGCGAGCAGGTTGTCAAAGACCTGCTCCAGCCGATGGGCGTCGCCAAGCACTTTCGGGTCCCGGCTGTCCAGTTGAAGATGCATGCGCACACCCTTCTCGCGAAGCTGCGCTGCGAGTTTCTGGGCGCTCTTGCGGATGACCCCGTGGATGGCCACCGGTGACTTGCGCAGGGTGACCTCGCCCATTTCAAGGTTGGACACCTCAAACAGGTCCTGCACCAACTCAAGGAGGCGTTTGGAGCGATCTCCGATGGCCTTCACAAATTCCTTGACCTCGTCCGGCATGCGCACGCCGAGGGACTGCTCCGTTTCGGCGATTTCGCGATCCAGCAACTGGGAGTAGCCTTGCACGGCGCCGAGCGGAGTGCGAATCTCGTGGCTCATCGTGGCCATGAACGCCGTTTTGCGACGCGCCTGGGTTTCCGCCTGCTGTTTGGCCGAGAGCAACATCTCCTCAGCCTCCTTGCGCTCGGTAAGATCAGTCAGCGTGCCGCTCACCGTCGAGAACCCGGTCGGGTCCGGGTGTGGCGCGGCCTGCTCCAGCACCCAACGAACATCGCCGTTTCGATGCCGGATGCGATAGGTAATCTTGCTTTCATGGCCCTGCTCAAGGGTGCGATCGTGCGCCCGCACCATGGCTCGATCTTCCGGGTGCACGACATCCTCGATCCAATCGAGCGTGCCGCTGCGCAGATCCACAAACTCGGGCGCTGCGTGGCCCGTCAGGGATTCCACCTGATCGGTGGCAAACAGATAGCGCCGGGCACCGTCCTCACCGAAGGCAAAGCCGAACAGGACGTTTTCAATGGCCGCGACGATCATGCGGTAGCGCGCGCCGACCTGGATCCAGGACCAGAGTGTCTCGAAGGTTTCCCGGACATTCTCAAGATGGCTGCGCTCGCGGGCGGTCCACGCCGTACGGGCACCGTCCCCCCCGGGGAGTCGCTCCAGCGCCAGGTAGGCATCGTACCCGCCGGACTGCTTCAGCCTCAGCCAGATAGCCTCGTGCAGTTCGATCACGGACGCGAGGGCAGCTGCGTCCGCATCGTGTTCGGGACCCACGTACAGTTCGTTGTTGGGTCCCATGGTGACCAGCACCTCACGGTCCCCTTCGTAGCGCTGACGCGCATATCCGATTGTCGCCGTCCACTGCGCTCGTGTGAAGGGAGCCGATACGGCGGGATCGGAAAGCAGAATACGTACGCGGTCCGCGCCGGAAGCCTCGCCAATGATGCGGGCTGCCGAGTCCAGAAAGACGTTGTCGTCCGGCGATGCGGTCGCCACTTCGCGCAGGGCGGCGGAGGCGGCCTCATACCGTGACTTGGGATCGTCCCACCCGTCGCGGCCACCGACCGTCTGAATGATGATGGTGCATCCGGCCCGCTCCGTCTCGGAGTACACCGGGGATACCGCCAGGTTTGCTCGCTGGATAGTGCCGGATGCGGTTTCGAAGCTCGCTTCGATGCCGCGCGCCGCGTCGCCTTCCACGAGGCACCGACGAATGGTCTTTGCCGCGGTGGGATCAAAGCCCTTCGCCTCGTCAATGGTGCGGTTCAGCCAACCGGCGGACGTGGTGATCCCGAGAATCTCACGGACCCGGTTGTTCATGTAGCGGACCGTGCCGGACACGTCGATCCACAACATGCCCATCGGGCTCTGGTCGATGGCGTTGCGAAGTGCGCCGGAAAGCCCATCGTCTACACCCTGGCCCTCGAGCCGGGTCAGATCAAAGACGACCGCCTCGACCTCATATGCTTCGCTGAAATACAGGTGCATCTCCGCGCGGCGGACGACACCCTGCATGGTGCGATACTGGAAAGAGACGTAGCCACTCTTGGCTGCCGTGACGGAGCGAATGGCCTGCTCGACCTCGGAAATATGTTCCGTGACGGCAACACGGGACCAGAATCGGATTCCGACGATGTCTTCCCTGGAATAGCCGGTACGCCGAGGCCCTTCCTGGTTCACGGAGAGGACCGTGCCGTCGGTCTGCATGCGCAGTACGATGGCCGGCATCTGGTCGAGCAATTGCGCGAACTCGCCGCCTTCTTCGTCCTCTTCCTCGATCGCGTCCGGCTCGTATCCAATGACTACCCAGCCCTGGTCCTCAGCCAGCCGCACGGCATGCAGATAGAGCCCTCCCTTCTTCAAAGGCAGCGTTTCCGACGAATCGGGCTGCATTTCGCGCAGCATCCAGGCCACGTCGTCGGGCATCGGGTGCCCCTCTTCAAAGTCCCAGCAGAGCCGGGCGAAGGGGTTCAGCGTGCCGATCACTCCCTGTGCGTTCACCTCGGCAAAGGCGAACTCCTTGAGGTCTGCAAGCTCCTGCAGCGCATCGGCGCTCAGGGCTGAAACTTGCATCCAC
This window encodes:
- a CDS encoding PAS domain S-box protein, which codes for MQVSALSADALQELADLKEFAFAEVNAQGVIGTLNPFARLCWDFEEGHPMPDDVAWMLREMQPDSSETLPLKKGGLYLHAVRLAEDQGWVVIGYEPDAIEEEDEEGGEFAQLLDQMPAIVLRMQTDGTVLSVNQEGPRRTGYSREDIVGIRFWSRVAVTEHISEVEQAIRSVTAAKSGYVSFQYRTMQGVVRRAEMHLYFSEAYEVEAVVFDLTRLEGQGVDDGLSGALRNAIDQSPMGMLWIDVSGTVRYMNNRVREILGITTSAGWLNRTIDEAKGFDPTAAKTIRRCLVEGDAARGIEASFETASGTIQRANLAVSPVYSETERAGCTIIIQTVGGRDGWDDPKSRYEAASAALREVATASPDDNVFLDSAARIIGEASGADRVRILLSDPAVSAPFTRAQWTATIGYARQRYEGDREVLVTMGPNNELYVGPEHDADAAALASVIELHEAIWLRLKQSGGYDAYLALERLPGGDGARTAWTARERSHLENVRETFETLWSWIQVGARYRMIVAAIENVLFGFAFGEDGARRYLFATDQVESLTGHAAPEFVDLRSGTLDWIEDVVHPEDRAMVRAHDRTLEQGHESKITYRIRHRNGDVRWVLEQAAPHPDPTGFSTVSGTLTDLTERKEAEEMLLSAKQQAETQARRKTAFMATMSHEIRTPLGAVQGYSQLLDREIAETEQSLGVRMPDEVKEFVKAIGDRSKRLLELVQDLFEVSNLEMGEVTLRKSPVAIHGVIRKSAQKLAAQLREKGVRMHLQLDSRDPKVLGDAHRLEQVFDNLLANAVKFTDEGSVTVTTRHQRSEVDIEVIDTGVGISEEFQARLFEPFTQEEDWKNRRFQGTGLGLALVRKLLQLMDGRIEVESVKDGGSTFRITLPAASTPDLTAPRMPKAHRG
- the queG gene encoding tRNA epoxyqueuosine(34) reductase QueG, which produces MPGFDASQQERLARRLKQRAQELGFLACGISTAGPLDQEARDLEAWLNQGRHGTMKWMENHFDKRIDPTLLVPGARSVVSVLHNYYPERQPPADPDIGRISRYAWGDDYHSVMKERLAELFVWLGDEVGDISGRVFVDSAPVMDKAWARRSGLGWIGKHTNLITRSVGSWYFIGEMIIDVPLPADGPDTDHCGTCTRCIDACPTDAIDAPYQLDAARCISYLTIEHRNETLPEETAGDIGNWIYGCDICQEVCPWNRFATPTEEPRYATRTGLPDTSLEAWEELDTAGFRALFKGSAAKRAKYAMFMRNVRNALENRP